In a single window of the Hyalangium gracile genome:
- a CDS encoding FAD-binding oxidoreductase has translation MDRLQEALEAWRRALGEEHVLVDEATLARAGTATFATTQAVGAVLRPGNTEEVRACVRIAQQLHVPLTPVSAGRNQGYGSRVPARNGVLVELGRMNRVLEFNEELAYLTVEPGVSFAQAHAFLEEQGSRLQLATIGGPPQASLIGNALERGDGTGPHGDIFQHVCGLEVVLPTGECLHTGPGRYPRAQAASVLRWGAGPGLDGLFSQSNLGIVTRMTFWLVPRAPCLRLVSGVLEDPFQVGPVLERLRQLRLEGTLREAFSLWNDYKVLSVLGQYPWEATRGLTPLPESLRQKLRAEQKVFPWHVSCVLEAPSEAQAQAAQERVEHVLKEALPTLSCLREEEVGPGGLRQVPSARNLRMMYWRKRTPLPEVPEPERDGCGFIWLSCAVPMTASHLETALALAEPVPLRFGFEPNLCVLGVSARCAYLVVAIIYDRAVEGEDARALACHHALQQALGEAGYYPARLGIQSPVLPFVPEDDSLAVLRTLKAALDPHGILSPGRYLP, from the coding sequence ATGGACCGGCTGCAAGAGGCACTCGAGGCATGGCGCCGGGCGCTGGGCGAGGAGCACGTGCTCGTCGACGAGGCGACGCTGGCCCGGGCCGGCACGGCGACCTTCGCCACCACCCAGGCTGTCGGCGCGGTGCTGCGTCCTGGGAATACCGAGGAAGTTCGCGCCTGTGTGCGCATCGCCCAGCAGCTGCATGTCCCCCTCACCCCGGTGAGCGCCGGGCGCAACCAGGGCTATGGCTCGCGGGTGCCGGCCCGGAATGGGGTGCTGGTGGAGCTGGGCCGGATGAACCGGGTGCTCGAGTTCAACGAGGAGCTGGCGTACCTCACCGTGGAGCCGGGCGTCTCCTTCGCGCAGGCCCACGCCTTCCTGGAGGAGCAGGGCTCACGGCTGCAGCTGGCCACCATCGGCGGGCCGCCCCAGGCGAGCCTCATCGGCAACGCGCTCGAGCGGGGGGATGGGACGGGGCCCCACGGGGACATCTTCCAGCACGTGTGCGGGCTGGAGGTGGTGCTGCCCACGGGTGAGTGCCTCCACACCGGGCCCGGGCGCTACCCCCGAGCCCAGGCGGCGTCCGTGCTGCGCTGGGGCGCGGGCCCCGGCCTGGATGGGCTCTTCAGCCAGTCGAACCTGGGCATCGTGACGCGGATGACGTTCTGGCTGGTGCCGCGGGCGCCCTGCCTCCGCCTGGTGTCTGGCGTGCTGGAGGACCCCTTCCAGGTGGGCCCGGTGTTGGAGCGCCTGCGGCAGCTGCGGCTGGAGGGCACCCTGCGCGAGGCCTTCTCCCTATGGAATGACTACAAGGTGCTCTCCGTGCTCGGCCAGTACCCGTGGGAGGCGACCCGGGGGCTCACGCCGCTGCCCGAGTCCCTGCGCCAGAAGCTGCGCGCCGAGCAGAAGGTCTTCCCCTGGCACGTGAGCTGCGTGCTCGAGGCCCCGAGCGAGGCCCAGGCCCAGGCCGCACAGGAGCGCGTGGAGCACGTGCTGAAGGAGGCCCTGCCCACCCTGTCCTGCCTGCGAGAGGAAGAGGTGGGGCCCGGGGGGCTGCGGCAGGTGCCCTCGGCGCGCAACCTGCGGATGATGTACTGGCGCAAGCGCACGCCCCTGCCCGAGGTGCCGGAGCCGGAGCGGGACGGGTGCGGCTTCATCTGGCTGTCCTGCGCCGTGCCGATGACGGCCTCCCACCTAGAGACGGCGCTGGCGCTCGCGGAGCCCGTGCCGCTGCGGTTCGGCTTCGAGCCCAACCTGTGCGTGCTGGGAGTCTCGGCGCGCTGCGCCTATCTGGTGGTGGCGATCATCTATGATCGAGCGGTTGAAGGAGAGGATGCCCGCGCGCTGGCGTGCCACCACGCCCTGCAGCAGGCCCTGGGGGAAGCGGGCTACTACCCGGCGCGCCTGGGCATCCAGTCGCCCGTGCTCCCCTTCGTGCCGGAGGATGACTCGCTGGCGGTGCTGAGGACGCTCAAGGCCGCGCTGGACCCTCACGGCATCCTCTCTCCCGGGCGCTACCTGCCCTGA
- a CDS encoding tetratricopeptide repeat protein has protein sequence MPPCPDENELLEWEQGRLSVDAEARLEAHLDQCAACCAVVAGLKGQAALGDEPLESLSPGPGAPPHAGARVGRYVLLRRVGEGGMGVVFAAYDPDLDREVALKLLKPGAVTDAGAGGRLVREAQALARLSHPNVVIVHDVGLDGDTVFLAMELVRGRTLRHWLAEAPRPWREVLARFLQAGRGLAAAHAVGLVHSDFKPDNVLLGDDGQVRVTDFGLALRLPTEPLPGEGSTSESSPWGEDTLAGVRQGTPAYMSPEQWRGQRADARSDQFSFCVALYEALFGQRPFAGATAGERARALREGRVTPPPPGSAVPGAVRDALLRGLALEPNSRHLSMDALLARLESGSRVRRWRWAAAALAAGVVASTALGFALARGDATRVCTGLEARLEGTWDTARRARLEQRFRQGALSSPGDTFESTVRALDAYAQALVAQERQSCEDTRVRQAQSERLMDLRAACLDGRRQALRVLVELLETGEREALTRAPEAARQLPSLAACADRDALARVDPLPQAPEARRQLAALSQELDGLRVQGAAGFHARALPRLEEVVAELRGLGHRPTLARALLLLGELRGTAGSFAPAREVLEEAVRVAEAGHDDETAAHAWNRLLYTETEGMGLVKEAERTARMAEAALERLGPEASLELAAELHRVRSSLSYKQGEYARALADASQALALLERARGPRDVALADMLIGMGLALNALGRYAEAERHHGRALALVETVYGLEHPLRAAHLNNVATALRLQGKVAEAVARYGEALALGERLLGAEHSSTSMIRVNLGDALARQGQLAEALPHYERALASLRKAGDGGRLRVANVLLSLGNAQVDLGQHGQAEASYREALAIQEAQLGPRHPDVALSRNNLGWVAMDAGRLEEARAHFEAARALWEATLGPNHPKVASALYNLGEVELHLRRVKPALAHLRRALEVREQALGAEHPRVAQTLGLLGEALVEGGQLREAREPLERAVALSARVELAPPERARARFALARVLWPTSGERPRALALAREAQEAYARGAPAYTARAREVQAWLEAHGPP, from the coding sequence ATGCCTCCGTGTCCTGACGAGAACGAACTGCTGGAGTGGGAGCAGGGGCGCCTGTCCGTGGACGCCGAGGCCCGGCTGGAGGCCCACCTGGATCAGTGCGCGGCGTGCTGCGCGGTGGTGGCAGGGCTCAAGGGGCAGGCGGCACTGGGCGACGAGCCCCTGGAGTCCCTGTCGCCCGGGCCGGGGGCGCCTCCGCACGCTGGAGCACGTGTGGGGCGCTATGTGCTGCTGCGGCGCGTGGGAGAGGGGGGCATGGGGGTCGTCTTCGCCGCGTATGATCCGGACCTGGACCGGGAGGTGGCGCTCAAGCTGCTCAAGCCCGGGGCGGTGACGGACGCGGGGGCAGGCGGGCGGCTGGTGCGCGAGGCCCAGGCGCTGGCCCGGCTCTCCCACCCCAACGTCGTCATCGTGCATGACGTGGGCCTGGACGGTGACACCGTCTTCCTCGCCATGGAGCTGGTGCGGGGGCGGACGCTGCGGCACTGGCTGGCGGAGGCGCCTCGGCCGTGGCGCGAGGTGCTCGCGCGCTTCCTCCAGGCGGGCCGGGGGCTGGCGGCCGCGCACGCGGTGGGGCTGGTGCACAGCGACTTCAAGCCAGACAACGTGCTGCTGGGAGACGACGGCCAGGTGCGCGTCACCGACTTCGGCCTCGCGCTCCGGCTCCCCACCGAGCCGCTGCCTGGGGAGGGCTCCACCTCGGAGTCCTCGCCGTGGGGAGAAGACACCCTCGCGGGCGTGCGGCAGGGAACCCCCGCGTACATGTCCCCGGAGCAGTGGCGGGGCCAGCGAGCCGACGCGCGCAGCGACCAGTTCAGCTTCTGCGTCGCGTTGTACGAGGCCCTCTTCGGCCAGCGGCCTTTCGCGGGGGCGACAGCGGGAGAGCGCGCCCGGGCCCTGCGCGAGGGACGGGTGACGCCGCCGCCTCCCGGCTCGGCGGTGCCCGGCGCCGTGCGAGACGCCTTGCTGCGGGGCCTGGCCCTGGAGCCGAACTCTCGCCACCTCTCAATGGACGCGCTGCTGGCCCGGCTCGAGTCCGGCTCGCGGGTACGCCGCTGGCGCTGGGCGGCCGCGGCGCTGGCCGCGGGAGTGGTGGCCAGCACCGCCCTGGGCTTCGCGCTGGCCCGGGGAGATGCCACGCGGGTGTGCACCGGCCTGGAGGCCCGGCTGGAGGGTACCTGGGACACGGCGCGCCGGGCTCGGCTGGAGCAGCGCTTCCGTCAGGGCGCGCTGTCGTCCCCCGGGGACACCTTCGAGTCCACCGTGCGAGCGCTGGACGCCTATGCCCAGGCGCTGGTGGCCCAGGAGCGCCAGTCCTGCGAGGACACGCGAGTGCGGCAGGCGCAGTCCGAGCGGTTGATGGATCTGCGCGCCGCGTGCCTGGATGGCCGGCGCCAGGCGCTGCGCGTCCTGGTGGAGCTGCTGGAGACAGGAGAGCGGGAGGCGCTCACCCGGGCGCCCGAGGCCGCGCGGCAGCTGCCCTCCCTGGCTGCGTGCGCGGACCGGGACGCGCTCGCCCGCGTGGATCCCCTGCCGCAGGCCCCGGAAGCCCGGCGGCAGCTGGCCGCGCTGAGCCAGGAGCTGGACGGACTGCGCGTGCAGGGCGCGGCCGGCTTCCATGCGCGCGCACTGCCCCGGCTGGAAGAGGTGGTGGCGGAGCTGCGGGGGCTGGGGCACCGGCCCACGCTGGCGCGAGCCCTGCTGCTGCTGGGCGAGCTGCGAGGCACCGCGGGCAGCTTCGCGCCGGCGCGCGAGGTGCTGGAGGAGGCAGTGCGCGTCGCGGAGGCCGGGCACGACGACGAGACGGCCGCGCACGCATGGAACCGCCTCCTCTATACGGAAACCGAGGGCATGGGCCTGGTGAAGGAGGCCGAGCGCACCGCGCGCATGGCGGAGGCGGCCCTGGAGCGGCTGGGGCCCGAGGCCTCCCTGGAGCTGGCCGCCGAGCTGCACCGCGTCCGCAGCAGCCTCAGCTACAAGCAGGGGGAGTACGCGCGGGCGCTGGCCGACGCCAGCCAGGCCCTCGCACTGCTGGAGCGAGCGCGAGGGCCTCGAGACGTGGCGCTCGCCGACATGCTCATCGGCATGGGCCTGGCGCTCAACGCGCTGGGGCGCTACGCCGAGGCGGAGCGGCACCATGGGCGCGCCCTGGCGTTGGTCGAAACGGTGTACGGCTTGGAGCACCCGCTGCGCGCCGCGCACCTCAACAACGTGGCCACCGCGCTGCGGCTCCAGGGGAAGGTGGCCGAGGCGGTGGCGCGCTACGGCGAAGCGCTCGCGCTGGGCGAGCGCCTCCTCGGCGCGGAGCACTCCAGCACGAGCATGATCCGGGTGAACCTGGGAGACGCGCTCGCGCGGCAAGGCCAGCTGGCCGAGGCGCTGCCCCACTACGAGCGCGCCCTGGCGAGCCTGCGCAAGGCAGGAGACGGGGGCCGGCTACGGGTGGCCAACGTGCTGCTGAGCCTGGGCAATGCCCAGGTGGACCTGGGGCAGCACGGGCAGGCGGAGGCGTCCTACCGCGAGGCGCTCGCCATCCAGGAGGCGCAGCTTGGTCCCCGGCACCCGGACGTCGCCCTGTCGCGCAACAACCTGGGCTGGGTGGCGATGGACGCGGGCCGACTGGAGGAGGCGCGCGCCCACTTCGAGGCGGCGCGCGCGCTGTGGGAGGCCACGCTCGGCCCCAACCACCCGAAGGTGGCCAGCGCGCTGTACAACCTGGGGGAGGTGGAGCTGCACCTGCGCAGGGTGAAGCCGGCGCTCGCCCACCTGCGGCGGGCGCTGGAGGTGCGTGAGCAGGCGCTCGGGGCGGAGCACCCCCGGGTGGCGCAGACGCTCGGGCTGCTGGGCGAGGCGCTGGTGGAGGGCGGCCAGCTGCGCGAGGCCCGCGAGCCGCTGGAGCGGGCGGTGGCGCTCTCCGCGAGGGTGGAGCTGGCCCCGCCGGAGCGGGCTCGTGCGCGCTTCGCGCTCGCTCGCGTCCTCTGGCCAACGAGCGGGGAGCGGCCCCGGGCGCTCGCCCTGGCGCGAGAGGCCCAGGAGGCCTACGCCCGAGGCGCGCCCGCCTACACGGCCCGAGCGCGAGAGGTGCAGGCCTGGCTGGAGGCGCACGGCCCTCCCTGA